The genome window GCGATGTCCCGCTCCCCCGGTGCGTGCAGACCGAGTTGGTGTCCGAGGAGGCCGACGATCCAGGGCTCGTTGATCGTGACCCAGTCGTGCACCCGGTCGCCGTAGGCCTCGAAGCAAACGGCCGCGTACTCCGCGAACCGGTCCGCCGTCTCGCGAGCCAGCCAGCCACCGCGCTCCTGCAGGGCCTGCGGGAGGTCCCAGTGGTAGAGGGTGACGAGCGGGCTGATGTCACGAGCGAGCAACTGGTCGATCAGGCGGTCGTAGTGGTCGACGCCCCTCTTGTTCGCACCGCCGTCCCCGTCGGGGATCAGCCGGGGCCAGGCCAGCGAGAACCGGTAAGCGTTGACGCCGAGGTCGGCCATCAACGCCACGTCCTCGGCAACCCGGTGGTAGTGGTCGCACGCGACCGCGCCGCTCTCCCCACGCTCGACGGCCCCGGGGACGCGGCAGAAGCGGTCCCACACGGACTCGCCGCGTCCGTCGCTGTCCGTGGCACCCTCCACCTGGTACGCGGAAGTCGACGTGCCCCAGAGAAAGCCGTCCGGGAAGCTCAGCACCCCGGTTGATTCGGTGGTCACCTGTGACGTCAGCCCTTCGATCCGTTCATGGCAGTGGCAGTGCCGGCAGAGGCCGGCAGGCCGTGGTCCTGCGGGGGGGAACGTGCCACTCCTCAGCAACGCTGCGGTCAGGTGAGGAGGGGGTCACCGGGGGTGCCGACAGCCGACGCTGTCCGCGCATGAATGCGATGTGGCATCGTTCCCACATGGGAACGTACTCAGATCGTTGAAGGCCCGTCAATACTCCGGCAACACTTGATTCACAGCTCGTACATCAGCGCACGTCGAAGCGCCTGTTGGGGCGCGCTCGAGCGGCGCCCGCGCGGTCCCGAACGTCCTGCGACAGGCGCTGGATCAGGCTCCGGTCGGGCTCGCCGCCGGCGCCGCGGTCGAGCCACGCAGCACCAGCGTCGGCTCGAGTGTCTCCTGGATGCGGCGACGCCCTGGGCCCCTCTTCGATTCCGCGGCGGCTTCCCGTTCGGCGACCCGTCCGAGCAGCAACTCGGCCGCCCTGCGCCCCATGTCGTATGTGGGCTGCGCGACGGCCGTGAGCCCCGGCTCCACCATCCGCATCCATGCGAGGTCGTCGAACGACACCAGCGACACGTCACGCGGCACGGCAAGGCCGCGTCGGCGCAGCTCCAGCCAAGCGGTCTCGGCCATCAGGTTGTTGACGGCGAAGATCGCGGTGACGTCCGGGTGCTGATCGAGCAGCTCCGCCACCCGGGACCTGGCGTCCGCGGCTTGGAATTCCAGGTCGAGAACCAGCCGCCGGTCGAGGGGCACGTCGGCGGCGCGGTGCGCGGCGCGGTAGCCACGCAGCCGTTCGGCGCCGGTGGCCCACTTCGTCTCGTCGATCAGCAGCGCGATGCGCCGGTGACCCAGTTCCAGCAGGTGTCGGGTGGCCTCCCGGGCACCGTACTCGCTGTCGATGATCACGGAGTCGCACCCGCGGGCTCCGGAGCGCCGGTCGGCCTCGACCACGCTCACGCCCCGCTCGACGAGCAGTTCGGTGGCCGCTGCGGCAGCCGGGGTGAGCACGACGCCCGTGGCCCGCATCGCCACGAAGGCCTTGGCACCGTCGAGTTCCTGTTGGGGGTCTCCGTGGTCATCCACCAGCACCATCTGGTAACCGGCCGCGCGCAGTGCCTGCTCCACGCCCGCGGCGAGTTCCGCGTAGAACTGATTGCGCAGGTCGGAGACGAGCAGACCGACGACGTTGCTGCGCTGCGCCTTCAAGGTGCGTGCCAGAGCGTCGGGGACGTAGCCGATGCGCTGGGCGGCCGCGAGCACGTCCTCACGGATGTGCGCCGCCACATAGCCCTGCCCGCTGAGCGCGCGCGACGCGGTGGAGCGGGAGGTCCCTGCCTCCCTCGCCACATCGTGCAGGGTGGGGCGGCGTCGCCCGCCCGCGGACTTGTGCCCGTCACCGTCGCCCCCGACGATTGGTACCCCTCTTCCTCGATCAGCCATCCGCCGCTGTCCCCTCGCCCCGATTGCCGCTCTCCCCCAGCACCGTCCGGCACCTGAGTCCGCGTGCAGTGAGAGACACTGCTGGCAGAATAACGTGATCGTCCGGCCGTACTCCGGTCGAACGCTTACGTCGGTGGCCTCGGCTCACACCCCCGGTCCTTCTGGCGCGTCGCCGTCCTCCCACCGCTGCCTGCGCGCCACCGTGACCAGGGCCTCGGCCTGCTGGCCGAACCGTACCCCACCGACCGTCAGGTCCACGGCCACCCGCCTGCGAGCTCCGCGCCCCTCTGGGGGAACGGTCACAGTGAAGACCAGGGTGGCCTCCCCGCGCCCCTGCGGCTTCACCTCCTGCTCGGCGGGCTCCACCGCCCAGCCCTGCGGGACCACCATCCGCACCCGGGCGGTGCGCGCGGTCGGGAAGGGATTGCGCACACGGACCTCCAACACCAGGGTCCGGCCCGGCGTCACGGTCGAGCGGTAAGGAGTGATCCGGGCGCCGAAGCCTTCGGCGTCGAAGTCGACTTCCGCAGGCAGCAGTTCGCGGTGCAGCCGCGCCACCCGCTCCCCCTCCTCCAGCAGCATGTCCAGGTAGTCCTGGGTGACCTTGCGAGGAGGCCAGTGGCCGCTGATCATCAGTTCGGGGTTCAAGGCGCGGTACAGCTCGGCGCTTCGTCGGAAGTCGTCGATCCGGAAACGGTTGCGGTACTGGTAATTGAGCAGTTCGGGCTGCTCCCCCGGCCGCCAGGCAGTGTTCTGCTGGTCGCCGGTCGCCACCACGCGGCGGCCGTCGGCCTCGAAGGAGTACGCGGCCGCGTACAGAGTGTGGCCTGGCAGTTCATGCACGCCGATCTCGTACTCGCGCCAGGTGACCGGCTCGCCGACCGGGAGATCGCGGTCCACCGGGATGGGGTCGAACCACAGACAGGGCAGGTCCCAACGCTTCGGGTCCTGGAGCACCGGGGTGACGTTGGAGGGCGACCAGACGGCGGTGCCCTCCACCTCCCGCAGCAGATTGAATCCGGCGACGTGGTCGTCGTGGTAGTGGGTCGGCAGCGCGACCTCGACCCGGTCGATGCCGTGGACGCGCCGCAGCGACTCCAGGCACGCCAGCAGAGGCCGTCGGCTGGAACGGTCGTGCCCGCCGGCCAGGCCGGTGGTCAGGTCGTAGCCGAAATCCAGCAGCAGTGCCGTGCCGTGCTCGGAGAGCAACGCGTACGTCAGCGCGTTGCTGGTGCGGTTGCGCAGCAGGTGGGGCGTCACCCGCTCCCAGGGGTCGTCCAGCATGGCGTCCAGATCCCACGGGCGTCTGCGGCGTGAGTCCAGCAGTGCCTGAAGTCTTGATCGCAGCCGGGCAACAGCGGCAGGCGGATCCGTCACCGGCTCCCCGTGCGACGGCAGCAACACGGCGGGGGCGTGGTCGAGCAGCTGCCGGCACGACAGGGCGGTGGCGGCGACACCCTCCATACCGGCGCTCTCGCCTCCTGTGTACGCCCACTGGGCGGCCGCCAGCGACCATACCCGGCCCTCACCGTGGATCAGGTCGCCGACGAAGGCCAGGCGCTTGCCGCCGATCTCCACCAGGTAGCTGACGGAGCCGACGGTGTGGCCGGGAGTGGGAAGGGTGAGCACCTCGAGCGGCCCGTAGGAGCGGGTGCGGTACTCGGCGACGCTGCCGGTGACCGGAACCTGCTCCAGCAGCGAGAACCTGTCCTGGCGCACGTCGTAGTCGTTGTCGAGCGGCCGGGTACGCCAGTGTTCGTCGACGTTCTCGATGAGGTCCCGCTCCACCGGCGGGACCCACACCCTGATGCCCTCGTGCGCAGCACGCGCCAAACCTTGTACCTGGTCGCGATGGTGATGGGTGATCAGGACGTCCGTGACGCGGTCGACTCCGTAGTCGTCGAGGCGGTCGAGGACTTCGCCGCTACCGAAGTCGATGAGCACCGCCTCTCGACCACGACGCAGCACATACACGTGGCAGGTGTCCTGAAGGCGGAAAACGTCCGTGCCGATCAGCATGGTTCTCCTGTGGTCCCGGTCAGGTCAGGGATGTCAGGCATCCGTACGCCGCCGCTCGTCCCAGGCACACCACGCGGACCGCAGGGCGGCGTAGTCCTCAGGACCGAGCGGCTCCCCGGTCCGGTCGAGATGGGTGGTGTAGTACAGGGCGGGGACGCCCAGGCCGGGTTTGGCGGCCAGGTACTCCCGCCACTGCTGCCGGTCGGGCACGCACCAGTCGTCGGTGTCGATGAGCAGGTCGGGGCAGGCGGCGGCGACCACGGCGGCCCGGTGGCGCATCTGCGGCACGATAGGGGCATCGGGTTCGGGGTCGTCCAGGCGCAGCATGTCGTTGAGCCGCACCATGTCGGTGACGTCGGCGAAGGCGGGGTGGGGGGTGTGCGTGACGACGAGCGCGTCCGGCTTCACTCGCTTGGCCGTGTCGTACACCGTGGACAGCAACTCGTGGAGCAGGGCGATCCCCCAGCGCGGACCGTGGTGGGTCAGCGCCGCACCGCTGGGCGTACGGGCGGTGAAGTCGATCTTCATCCCGTCCGCACCGAGACCGCCCGGGCCGTCGCCGAGCATGCGCGCCACGACGTCCTCGAGCGCCCTGCGGGCCCCGGGGTTGTCCGGGTCAAGCGCAACGGGCCGGCCCTGCGGGTTGCGGACGCACAACTCGTCGGCAAGGCCCTCCCACAGCCAGGCGGGCCACCACAGCAGGACCCGCTGCCCGCGTTCACGCCTGGCTCTGATCCACCCCCGCAGATCCGGCCACTTGTCCGGGTCCGGCTCGCAGGTGCCGTACTGCAGCTGCCACTTGTCGTCGACAACGATCGTTCCCGGCTCAAGACCCTGGTCGGCGAGACGCTCGAGGTAGCGGTCGTACTCGGCCTGGCCGGCCAGGTCCTGGGCAGGACGTCCAGTGACGCGACCCTCGTGGTTCTGCGCACCCCAGCCGCAGAACATGGGCGCAGACCACCAGTTCGGGCGCCGACGCCTCTGGAGGGCCGGCGCCGAGCCGCTCGAGGTCAACCGGGCCCGGTAACGACGCAGGCCCTCGTACGGGTCGGGGCTGTCCGGCGTCAGCACCACGGTGGGCGTACGGAATTCACCGTCCACCCGGGTGTGGCCCTCGTAGTCCAGCCGCAGTCCGAACCCGCCGTCCACCGGCACGTAGGCGAGCTGCGTGAACGTCAGGTCCGATACAGGGGCGTCGACGGCGAGCGTCCACCACCCCTCGGGCACAGCCTGCGCAGGGTCGGCCACAGCAGGCGCGGTGGTCAACGCCAGGCACAGCGGAGCGGGGGTGAAGAACCAGTGGCCGCGCCCCGGCCTGGCGTCCCCCACCACGCCCACGACGGCGCTCTCACCGGCAGCGCGCACCAGTCGGCGTGGGTCCCCGGGGTTCGGCGAGAAGAGCGTACGGAAGGAACTGCCACTCGGCAGGTACCCGCCACCGCCAGGCAGCACCGAACGCCCGGCCAGCAGGTGCACCTCCCCCAGGGTCCCGCTGCCACGTACCGACCAGGACAGTTCCACCGTTTCCGGGCGGCACTCGAGGCGCACGGCGGCCCGCTCCCAGCGGGTGCTGCAACGCTCGGCCTCGATGACGGGGTGCGGATGCTGCCTCAGGAGCACGGGTGGGCCCGCTTCTGCAGTCTCGTCCGGCCCCTCCAGCGTGTCCAGCGCCCCGAACAGTTGGAGGGTGGCGACCTGACGGCCCCAGCCGTCGGCATCCGAGTCCGTACCGGCGGCGAAGACCTGTGCGGTGCGGCCATCAGCCGCCACACTCAGGCCGTACGCCTTGGTCCGTATCTGGATCCGCCCCTCGTGCCGACCCAGCCACACTTCGCCCGACGGTGTCCCCACCACGCCCCGCCCCTCGTGTCCGCGCGGCGTCCAAGGGGCGCCTCCCGCTGGAATCGTTCCCATGTGAGAACGTACCCAGAAGGCCCGCCATGGTCAACAGTGCTCTTGCCGAAAACCTCATCCCCCAACTGAAAGCCGGCGTGGCGATGCTCGGGGTTCTCTAGCGCGGAAGTTCGAATCGGTACTCCCGTGCGATGCCTGCTCCTGCGCCGAGGTATCACCTTCCAGCGCACCAAGACGTGGAAGGAGTCCCCCGACCCCGACCGTGACGCCAAGCTCGACCGCATCGAGCACGTGCTGGACCGCTTCCCGGACCGGGTCTTCGCCTACGACGAGTTCGGGCCGCTGGGGATCCGCCCGACCGTGGGCTCCTGCTGGGCGAAGCAGCCCGACCGCCTGCCGGCGACCTACCGCCGCACCCACGGTGTCACCTACTTCCGCGGCTGCTACTCCGTGGGCGAGGACCGGTTGTGGGGCGTCAACCGGCGCCGCAACGGCACCGTCAACACCCTGACCGCGCTGAAGTCGATCCCTGCCGCCCGGCCCGACGGCGCCCCGATCTACATCATCCTGGACAACCTCTCCGCCCACACCGGCGCGGACATCCGCCGCTGGGCGAAGAAAAACAAGGTCGAGCTGTGCTTCACCCAGACCTGCGCCTCCTGGGCCAACCCGATCGAGGCGCACATCGGCCCGCTGCGGCAGTTCACCCTGGCCGACTCCCACCAGCGCAGTCATCCCGCGCAGACCCGGGCCCTGCACCGCTATCTGCGTCGGCGCAACGACCACGCCCGCCACCCCGATGTATTCGGCGCCCAGCGCAAGGAACGCGCCCGCATCCGCAGCGAAAAGGGCATCCGCTGGGGCGGACGCCCCCTTGTAATCGCAGCTTGAGCAGCCTGCCCCGATGTTCTACGTGGTCACACACTCATGCCGTAACCAAGCTCCTCGGCCCCGATGTGCCAGAACGAGTTCTCGTCGGCAACGGCCTCGGCGTCAAGCATCTCGAATCGTTCCAGCAACGCTTCAGTGAGCGCGTCGGCGGCCTGCTCGGCCAGGTCCACGGTCTCGTCTTCGCTCAGGCCGTCACCGGGCCCCTCGTATGCAGCGGCCTCAGCAGCGGCCTCCTCATAAGCGCGGTTGAAGGCAACGAACGCCTCAACGCTGGAGTTCACCAGTTGAGGAACACCGCCCTCCGGCAGACACCACAGCGAGCCGTCATCACGCCGTAGGGCGAGCGCGCTCAGTCCTGGGTCGACCGAGACCAGGGCATACCCCGCACCATCGACCATGCGTTCCACAAAAGGGGACTCCTGCCACACCCCGGGGTACGGGCAGCGAGCACATCCGGCCAAGAGCGAGGCGACTTCAGCGTCGTTCATGCCGAGAACATAGCCCGCCCTGCCGACGCTTCACCAAGCCGGGAACCTATGGGGTCACAGCACTGGTCGAGCCGCGGCTTTGTTAGATTGCGCAATCACTCAACTGTGGCGGAGCCCGGCTTCGCCTGTTCCTACATCGCCGCGATGCCCGGCCGTACCCCCGACGGCCGGGTCTGACGGGCCCGACCGTTCATGGGAGTGCGAGATGAGCGAGCCCTGGGAGGGCCGGGGCGGTCAGGCCACGCGTGGCCGTGCCGCCCGGGTGCCCGGACAACGTGCGGCCGAGGCGGAGGGCGTGCGCCCGCCGGGCGGGCGCGCTGCAGCCCGGGCGGCCTCTCGGTCGCGGGGCAATACCCGGTCGCGGCGGCGGGCGCGGCCGACGGGACGCGGCAGTCGGGCGCTGAAGATGGTCGCGATCACCCTGTCCGTGCTCGTCCTGATCACTGCGGGCGCGGGCTGGTGGTTCTACGAACACCTGAACGGCAACATCCACAGCGTCTCACTCGACGGCAAGGGCGGCACTGAGAAGGCCGACGCCTTCGGCCGTACCCCGATCAACGTCTTGCTGATGGGCTCGGACAGCCGTGGCAGCGCGGCGGACTGCAAGCTGGGAGGCGCCTGCGAGTCGGGCGGCGGTGAGCGGGCTGACGTCGAGATGGTGGTGCACATATCCGCCGACCGCTCCAATGCCACGGTGATGAGCATTCCGCGCGACCTGGTCACCAGCCTGCCGCCCTGCACCGACAAGGAGACCGGCCAGAGCATCGGCGCCCGCACCGATATGATCAACAGCGCCCTGACCTACGGTCCGGCCTGCCAGGTGGCCGCCGTGCACCAGCTCACCAACATCCCGATCGACCACTTCATGAAGGTGGACTTCGCCGGAGTCGTCTCGATATCGGACGCTGTGGGCGGCGTGGGCATCTGCGTGGACAAGAACGTCTACGACCCGTCGTCCCACCTGAAGCTGTCGGCAGGCCCGCACACCCTCAAGGGCGTCGCCGCTCTGGAATTCCTCCGCACCCGGCACGGCTTCACCGGTGGCAGTGACAACGTCGGCCGCACCAGCGGCCAGCATGCCTTCCTCGGTGCGGCGATGGCGAAGCTGAAGAGCGCTGGCACGCTCACCGATCCCACCGCGGTCTATGGCCTGGCGGACGCGGCCACCAAGGCGCTGACCGTGGACGACGGCTTGGGCAGCGTGAAGAAGCTGATCTCGCTCGCGTCGGATGTGAACAAGGTGCCGAGCACACGGATCACCTTCGTGACCATGCAGAACGTCCCCGACCCGGCCAACCGGGCGCATGTCGTCCAAGGCCCGGGTGCCGCAACTCTGTTCCAGACCATCGCCAACGACCAGTCGCTGACCACTGCCACAGGCAAGAAATCCGCCGGCTCTTCGGCGACCTCCACGACGCAGCCTGTCGACAAAGGTTCCGTCGCCGTCGACGTCGAGAACGGCACAAGCACCCCCAACCGGGCAAGCACGATCCTCCAGCAGCTGATCCGCGCCGGATTCAACTCTGCCTCCACCGCAGGCAACGCAAGCACTCCGGTCACGACAACCACGCTGACCTATCCGCAAGGCAAGTCCGCTCAGGCCAAGGCCGTAGCCTCGACGCTGGGTCTTCCGACCTCCCACGTGAAGCAGGGCAGCGGCAATCAGATCGTCCTCCTGATCGGCAGCGACTGGACGACCGGCACGACCTACCCGGGCAGCCACCCCTCCGCGGCTCCGGCCGACACCCACAAGGCGCTGTCCGGTGCGCTGGCGCGAAACGGCGGCGACTCGGGATGCGTCCATGTGAGCACCGACCGCACCATAAGCGTAACCGCCGAAGGCATACCCACCACGGCCGTGACCAAATGGGGCATCACCCCCACCACGGCGTACGCCCGCAGCCCCCACGTGAAAGACTCAGCGCCTTAGTACTCCAGCAGCGTTTCGCTATCTGGCCTGGTCAGAGGCATCGTCCGGAGTGTAGTTGGTTGATGTGCGTCAGGGGCGGTCTCAGCCCTCGGCGAGTGGCTGTGACCAAGGGGGCCGGCATGCTCACGTCTCCCCGAATGCCCTGCCCCACAGCCCGGCGGGCGGTAGGGTCCGGATGTGCGTTGATCTACCGGGCGGCGGCCCTGTGCAGCCGCAGACGGTGCAGGGCGCCTCTCGAAGAAGGGGGCCGCCCCAGCAGGTGTACCCGTCATCACCTCGCGGAGATCCACACCATGACTGTTCAGCAGCCTCTCACCTACGACGCACTCGTCGAACTCGCCACCGCTGATGCAGCCGTCGTCGGCCTCGTCCTCAAAGGTTCCCGAGCCCACGATGGCATGATCACCCGGCACTCCGACCACGATCTGTACGTGGTTCTCGCCGATGACGCCACTACCGATCTCACCCGGTTCACGGGCCACCGCACCGCCGAGCTGGACCTCGTCATCGCCTCTCTCACCGAGTTCCGTGCAGCCGGAATGCCCGGGTTTGAACGCTACGCCCTCGCCCGCGCCCAGATCGTGCTCGACCGGCTCGACGGAGGCATCGCCCGGATCCTCGCCGACAAGGCTCGCCTGGGTGCCGATGAGGCATTCCAAAACGCCAGTGGCTGGCTCGACGCCTACGCCAACTCGCTCTACCGATCCGTCAAGAACCACCGGGACGGGCAGGCTCTCGCCGCTCGCCTGGACGCCGCCGACAGCATCCGGTTCCTGCTTGAGCTGCTCTTCGCTCTCGACCGTCGCCCCCGCCCCTACAACAAGTACCTGGAGTGGGAGCTTGACCGGCACCCGCTTCCGGGCTGGGATACCGACGTGTTGCTCCGCGCCGTGGACCGCATCTCGGCAACAGGCGACGTATCCCTGCAGCGGCACCTGTTCACCCTCGTCGAGACGGCCGCCCGAGAAGCTGGACACGGCGAGGTACTGGACGCCTGGGGTGAGGACCTGGACCTCATGCGACCGCAATAAGGAGACAGAGAGACTCCCTGCGGCCGTGGCTTACGGCCGCCTAAAACTGACGATCACCGTTGACACCTGGGTCTCTGATCACTTCGGAGCTCCACATGCCGAAGTCCACCCCCCACCACCCGGCCGCTTGACCGGGAGGCCAAGCGGCGCCTGGCCGTCATACGCCACGTCGAACGTAGCCATGTCCTGCCGCTACTTCGGGATCGGCGGGCAGGCGTACTACACCTGGTACCGCCGCTACCAGGCGGAGGGCGTCGAAGGCCTACGCACCCGTTCCAAGGCCCCGAAGACGTCCCCGAACGCGGCTCACGTGGAGGTGGTCGGGAAAATCATCCACCTGCGGCAGAATTACCACTTCGGCCCCGAGAAGATCGTCATGTACCTCAAGCGGTACCACGACGTGACGATCAGCAAGTTGGGCGTCTGGCGCATCCCCAACCGCCTGGGAATGGGCCGCCTGCCCGCCTCCCGGCGCTGCAAGCGCCACGACCGACGATGGAAGCGGTACGAGAAGCAGTTGCCCGGCCACCGGGTGCAGATCGACGTGAAGTTCATCGAGCCACTCACCTCGATGCCCCAGGGTCGGCGCGGCGGACGCAACGAGTACGGATAACAATGCAGGCTTGCCGGATTCGGCGTGGCCCGATCAGGTCAACAGCCGGTTGCCCATCCGTAAGGTGCGGCAGAGTGAGCACTCCTTGCCCGCATGCTCGGCTTGGATGCCTCCGCCGGACGGTGGTTGAACACGCATGACGCCGCCGCGTCACACGCGACGAGTGATCATCTCTGGCATGCTGACGCCGTGTCCTCCGGGCAAGAACCCTTGCGGGTGCCCCGCACGCCGCTACGAATCCCGGGGGCTTGGTGCCCGCGGACGCCTGCGGCGCCCGTCCGACCTTTCTGCTGCAGGCGGGCACCTCAGGCGTTGAGCGCCTGGCCGCATGTACAGGGGGACGCCACAAAGCCGTGATGGCCCGCGTGACCGGCGAAGGCCGGCAGGCGGTCAGGGCATCGGAAGCGCCTCGGGCGGTTCAGCCCCTGCCAGTAGGAACTGCTGCTGTGCTCGCGTCCTGCGGAGGCGGCTTCGATCGGTTCAGCGCACGGAGGGCGCTCATGACACAGACATACCCAGAGCCGGGCGAACCGCGAGTCACCACCCGTGAGCCTCGGGTCCCTGCGGCGGAGCGCATCAGGGACTACCTGACGACCACCGATCACAAGAAGATCGCACACCTGTACTTCTTCACCTCGTTCGGGTTCTTCCTGTTCGCCGGTGTGCTGGCGATGATCATGCGTGCCGAGCTGGCCCGCCCCGGACTGCAGATCGTCACCAATCAGCAGTACAACGAGCTGTTCACGATCCATGGCACGATCATGATGCTGCTGTTCGCGACCCCCACGTTCGCCGGGTTCGCGAACGCTGTCATGCCTCTGCAGATCGGTGCCCCCGACGTCGCCTTCCCTCGCCTGAACGCATTGTCGTACTGGCTGTTCCTCTTCGGTGGGCTGATCGTCGTCTCCGGCTTCTTCGTCGATCAGGGTCCGGCGGCGTTCGGCTGGTTCGCCTACTCACCACTGAACGACGCGGTCCACTCCCCCGGCCACGGCGGCGACCTGTGGGCCATGGGCCTGGCGGTCGCGGGCGTGAGCACCACACTCGGCGCCGTCAACTTCATCGCCACCATCCTGTCCCTGCGGGTCCCGGGCATGACCATGTTCAGGATGCCGATCTTCACATGGAACATCCTGTTCACGTCGATCCTCGTGCTGCTGGCCTTCCCGGTGTTCACCGCGATCCTGCTGGCCCTGGTGGCCGATCGGGCCTACGGTGCCCACATCTTCGACTCCGCTACCGGCGGGGCACTGCTGTGGCAGCACCTGTTCTGGTTCTTCGGCCATCCGGAGGTCTACATCGTGGCCCTGCCGTTCTTCGGCGTCGTCACGGAGATCATCCCGGTGTTCAGCCGAAAGCCGGTGTTCGGGTACGTCGGCATGGTGGGCGCGACGATCGCCATCACGGTGCTGTCAGCCACCGTGTGGGCTCACCATATGTTCGCCACCGGAGCAGTGTTGCTGCCGTTCTTCTCCTTGCTGTCGTTCCTGATCGGCGTGCCGACGGGGGTCAAGTTCTTCAACTGGATCGGCACCATGTGGCGGGGCAGCGTGTCCTTCGAAACGCCGATGCTCTGGTCGGCCGGCTTCCTGGTGACCTTCCTGCTCGGCGGTCTCAGCGGCGTGATCATCGCCTCTCCCGCCCTCGACTTCCACCTGACCGACAGCTACTTCATCGTCGCGCACCTGCACTACGTGCTCTTCGGGACGATCGTCTTCGCCATGTTCGGCGGCTTCTACTTCTGGTGGCCGAAGATGACCGGCAAGCTGCTCGACGAACGCCTGGGGAAGATCCATTTCTGGACGCTGTTCATCGGTTTCCAGGCGACCTTCCTCGTCCAGCACTGGCTCGGGGAGATCGGGATGCCCCGCCGTTACTCGGACTACCTGCCCACCGACGGCTTCACCGCCCTGAACACCATCTCGACGGTCGGCGCCTTCCTGGTCGGTGTCTCCACCCTGCCCTTCCTGTACAACGTGTGGAAGACCGCGCGGTACGCCCCGATGGTCGACGCGGACGATCCCTGGGGCTGGGGCCGCTCCCTCGAGTGGGCGACCTCGTGTCCCCCACCCCGGCACAACTTCACCGCGCTGCCTCGCGTACGGTCCGACTCCCCTGCGTTCGATCTGCACCACCCCGAGGTGCGCCAGGAGCTCGGTCCACCGGAACGCGGCACGGTGGAGCCGACCCCCGACCCCCTGGGAGAGCAGAGCGAATGAAGTCCGAGGGATACCTCTTCGCGGGCGTGGCACTGTTCTTCCTCTTCACCGACGCCGCGTACATCTGGTTCGCGCGCGAGCCCGCCGGCATCGCCGCGCTGAGCGTGTCGTTCGGCATGTCGTCGGTGATCGCATTCTTCTGCCTGATCAACTACCGACGCAAAGGCGCGCGCCCCGAGGACCGCCCGGACTCCGACGTCCGCGAGCGCAGCGGCACGATCGACTTCTTCCCGCCGCACAGCGTCTACCCGGTCATCACTGCGCTAGGCGCTGCGGTGGTCGCCGTCGGCATCGTCTACGGCGTGTGGATCATCCTCATCGGGTTCGGTCTCCTCTGGCCCGGTGTCTTCGGCATGGTCTTCCAGTTCGGAGCGCGCGAGGGTCATTGAGACAGATGCGGCCGCACCTCGGCCGCCCTGCCATCGGCTGGGGTCCCGGGGCGCCGACACTCGCGTGGTCGGTGGGACATCGGCTCTCAACGGCCGAGGGCTCGTGTCCGCCGTCCCTGCTGTGCCCTGCTGCTCCAGAGCCGGACCCTTCACTCTTCCCCGTCGACCCCGCCCGACACCGGATCCGCTGTGCGGCCCGTGATCTGCAGACGTTCCTCCGTCGTGGTGGGCAGTTCGACGCGGTCGCGGTAGTACCACGAGCTGAGCGACGCCTTGATCCGGCGGCGCAGCGGTGCCTGACGTCCTGGATGCTCCAGCGGCCTGGGAAGTTCCCTGACCAGCAGGCG of Streptomyces cynarae contains these proteins:
- a CDS encoding LCP family protein, producing the protein MVAITLSVLVLITAGAGWWFYEHLNGNIHSVSLDGKGGTEKADAFGRTPINVLLMGSDSRGSAADCKLGGACESGGGERADVEMVVHISADRSNATVMSIPRDLVTSLPPCTDKETGQSIGARTDMINSALTYGPACQVAAVHQLTNIPIDHFMKVDFAGVVSISDAVGGVGICVDKNVYDPSSHLKLSAGPHTLKGVAALEFLRTRHGFTGGSDNVGRTSGQHAFLGAAMAKLKSAGTLTDPTAVYGLADAATKALTVDDGLGSVKKLISLASDVNKVPSTRITFVTMQNVPDPANRAHVVQGPGAATLFQTIANDQSLTTATGKKSAGSSATSTTQPVDKGSVAVDVENGTSTPNRASTILQQLIRAGFNSASTAGNASTPVTTTTLTYPQGKSAQAKAVASTLGLPTSHVKQGSGNQIVLLIGSDWTTGTTYPGSHPSAAPADTHKALSGALARNGGDSGCVHVSTDRTISVTAEGIPTTAVTKWGITPTTAYARSPHVKDSAP
- the ctaD gene encoding aa3-type cytochrome oxidase subunit I, translated to MTQTYPEPGEPRVTTREPRVPAAERIRDYLTTTDHKKIAHLYFFTSFGFFLFAGVLAMIMRAELARPGLQIVTNQQYNELFTIHGTIMMLLFATPTFAGFANAVMPLQIGAPDVAFPRLNALSYWLFLFGGLIVVSGFFVDQGPAAFGWFAYSPLNDAVHSPGHGGDLWAMGLAVAGVSTTLGAVNFIATILSLRVPGMTMFRMPIFTWNILFTSILVLLAFPVFTAILLALVADRAYGAHIFDSATGGALLWQHLFWFFGHPEVYIVALPFFGVVTEIIPVFSRKPVFGYVGMVGATIAITVLSATVWAHHMFATGAVLLPFFSLLSFLIGVPTGVKFFNWIGTMWRGSVSFETPMLWSAGFLVTFLLGGLSGVIIASPALDFHLTDSYFIVAHLHYVLFGTIVFAMFGGFYFWWPKMTGKLLDERLGKIHFWTLFIGFQATFLVQHWLGEIGMPRRYSDYLPTDGFTALNTISTVGAFLVGVSTLPFLYNVWKTARYAPMVDADDPWGWGRSLEWATSCPPPRHNFTALPRVRSDSPAFDLHHPEVRQELGPPERGTVEPTPDPLGEQSE
- the ctaF gene encoding cytochrome c oxidase subunit 4, with the translated sequence MKSEGYLFAGVALFFLFTDAAYIWFAREPAGIAALSVSFGMSSVIAFFCLINYRRKGARPEDRPDSDVRERSGTIDFFPPHSVYPVITALGAAVVAVGIVYGVWIILIGFGLLWPGVFGMVFQFGAREGH